The following coding sequences are from one Culex quinquefasciatus strain JHB chromosome 1, VPISU_Cqui_1.0_pri_paternal, whole genome shotgun sequence window:
- the LOC119765221 gene encoding zinc finger protein 367-like — protein sequence MHKTSPSNGSAMFEVCCKAYSQLKNLKTHLRSHTGEKPYTGEYPGCSKAFNNVSDHAKHQNRTYSIANHYPEDMQSGKTTSMSSRSIKSESDAHSPGQPPISSSMSISALTARLMDDCDGGSMQLGSLEVDPAWPYADEDLESPICHLSCGKLLTSVVRPQRQHHEQFLLQHALGGYQLAEKPSIATELDLADAPLQLLQLVVRRSDPTAAVQINVYGNGWKPVSKFHPNQSCLTSSKRVRLIEISWT from the exons ATGCACAAGACAAGTCCTTCGAACGGGTCGGCCATG TTTGAAGTTTGCTGCAAAGCATACTCCCAGCTTAagaacctcaaaacccatctgCGATCACACACCGGCGAAAAGCCGTATACCGGCGAGTACCCGGGTTGTAGCAAGGCGTTCAACAACGTGTCCGACCATGCAAAACACCAGAACCGCACCTACAGCATTGCG AATCACTACCCGGAGGACATGCAGAGTGGCAAGACAACGAGCATGAGCAGTCGGAGCATCAAGTCGGAGTCGGACGCACACTCGCCGGGTCAACCGCCGATCAGTAGTTCGATGTCGATCTCGGCGCTTACTGCCAGGCTGATGGACGATTGCGACGGTGGCAGCATGCAGCTGGGCAGTCTCGAAGTTGATCCGGCTTGGCCGTACGCGGACGAGGATTTGGAG TCGCCGATCTGCCATTTGTCCTGCGGGAAATTGTTGACCTCGGTGGTCCGGCCACAGCGACAGCACCACGAGCAGTTCTTACTTCAACATGCGCTCGGCGGATATCAGCTGGCGGAGAAGCCAAGCATCGCTACGGAGCTCGATCTGGCCGATGCGCCCTTGCAGCTACTACAACTCGTCGTTCGACGATCCGATCCCACCGCAGCGGTCCAGATCAATGTCTACGGCAATGGATGGAAGCCAGTCAGCAAGTTCCACCCCAACCAGTCGTGTTTGACGAGCTCGAAGAGGGTGAGATTGATTGAAATAAGTTGGACGTGA